The genomic interval AAAATCGTCTGCGCAAATAACTAAGCGCTATACAAAAGAAGCATTAGTAGGTCGTCAAATTGTAGCTGTTGTGAACTTTCCTAAGAAACAAATAGGAAAGTTTCTGAGCGACTGCTTGGTGCTTGGAGCCGTGGGTGATGCTGGCGATATAGTATTGCTGGCTCCAGATGTGAAAATCGAAAATGGATTGAGAATTGGATAACTATAAGT from Flavobacterium ovatum carries:
- a CDS encoding tRNA-binding protein produces the protein MISWQDFEKVAMHVGTILEANDFREAKNSAYQLIIDFGNEIGILKSSAQITKRYTKEALVGRQIVAVVNFPKKQIGKFLSDCLVLGAVGDAGDIVLLAPDVKIENGLRIG